In Humulus lupulus chromosome 7, drHumLupu1.1, whole genome shotgun sequence, the following are encoded in one genomic region:
- the LOC133791905 gene encoding AT-hook motif nuclear-localized protein 23-like, with protein MTPETCYPVQEDVKTELAEELSKIKVAESEDFTKPVKLEKDEQVPNFGQYGVQNKTFPMQALTKCDGLRCSQRKDHCSVSIYIMHFFLYCAEEDEGLEKTTASKEPGIVDIDSDFSISCQPQQSLNVDDNDDDDDNNNFEPHSGGGFDLISGHHQNSGDMASRCPRGRPPSSMNKPKSSMIITRESANTLRAHILEVGSCCNVFDFVATYARKRQRGICVLSGSGTVTNITFRQLAAAGVVVTLHGRFEIISLSRSFLPSPVPPGATSLTVFLAGGQGQVVGGNVVGALIAAGPAIVIASSFTNVAYDSIPIEDDEVFQLF; from the exons ATGACTCCAGAGACATGCTACCCCGTTCAGGAAGATGTAAAAACAGAGTTAGCTGAGGAACTATCCAAAATAAAGGTGGCAGAATCAGAAGATTTCACTAAGCCAGTAAAGTTAGAGAAGGATGAGCAAGTACCGAACTTCGGACAATACGGTGTTCAAAATAAGACGTTTCCCATGCAAGCTCTCACAAAATGTGATGGTCTTCGATGCTCCCAAAGAAAAGATCATTGTTCTGTTTCTATATACATAATGCAT TTTTTCTTGTATTGTGCAGAAGAAGATGAGGGATTGGAGAAAACAACTGCTTCAAAAGAACCAGGCATTGTTGACATAGACTCAGAC TTTTCCATTTCATGTCAACCGCAACAGTCACTCAACGTCGATGACAACGACGATGACGACGACAACAACAACTTTGAACCCCACTCAGGTGGGGGCTTTGATCTCATCTCGGGTCATCATCAAAACTCCGGTGATATGGCCTCACGCTGCCCCAGAGGCCGACCACCTAGCTCGATGAACAAGCCAAAGTCATCGATGATCATCACACGAGAGAGCGCAAACACTCTCCGGGCCCACATCTTGGAGGTCGGAAGCTGCTGCAACGTCTTTGACTTTGTCGCCACCTATGCCCGGAAGCGGCAGCGTGGGATTTGTGTCCTCAGCGGAAGCGGCACCGTCACCAACATCACGTTTCGGCAGCTCGCCGCAGCCGGAGTCGTGGTGACCCTCCACGGAAGGTTCGAGATAATTTCCCTTTCAAGATCGTTCTTGCCCTCGCCTGTGCCACCGGGCGCCACCAGCCTCACTGTATTTTTGGCCGGTGGACAAGGTCAGGTGGTTGGTGGGAATGTTGTTGGAGCCTTAATTGCAGCCGGTCCGGCCATTGTGATAGCTTCCTCTTTCACGAACGTGGCATATGACTC